The Streptomyces sp. NBC_01439 genome contains the following window.
TTGGCACTGGAGGCGCCCCGGGCCTGCAGCGTCCACAGGATCGCGGTGGCGTGCCGGGGTGCGAGCAGCGTGAGGGTGTCTTCGATGTCCTGGGCCTGCGGCACCGCCTTGGGCACGCGCTGGCCCGTGACGGCGTCCAGGACGGTGTGCTTCTCCAGGTGGGTCCGGGCCCAGTGGGCCAGTTCCGGCAGCACCGGCAGCACCGCCTTGCCGCGGGCGGACAGGCCGTAGAGGACGTTGCGCCGGTCGAGGGCGGCGCGCTCGACCATCCCGGCGTCGATGAGCTTGCGGAGCTTGGGGTGGAGCTGGCCGTCGACGAGCCAGGGCAGGCGGGTCTTGATGTCGCTGTAGCGCAGGGGCTGTTCGGCCAGGGTCATCAGCACCCACACGTTCCAGCGCGGGGCCAGCATCTGCAGGCTTTCGGTAACGCGGGACAGGTCGGCGGCGACGGTTTCGGGCATGCCGGGGGTAGGCAAAGTGGTGCTCCTGGAACGTGGGTGAAGGAGGGTTCAGCGCGCCCGCGCGGCCGAGGCTGCGGGTGCGCCGGCCGGCAGGCCGGGCATGGCCGGGGCTTGCTCGGCGGGCGCGGGGGCGCGGTGCAGGCTCTGCAGGACGGCGGAGGTGTGCCGGGCCTGGGAGTCGCGGACGGCGACGGCTTCGCCGATGCGGCGGGCGCAGTCGAGGAGGTGTCCGGCGGTGAAGCGGCCGATCTCGCGGTCGGGGTGGGTCAGCTGGCGCAGGCGCTCGGCCTGGAAGGCGATGTCCCGCTCGGCGAACTCGACCGCGGACAGGGAGCCGAGGAGCGCGGCCAGCATGCTGGGGTGGCCGGTGGCGTCCGCGTGGGCTTCGAGTTCGGCACGGGGACGGCCGTAGAGGGCTTCGATGCGTTCGGTGATGGCTTGGGAGGTGCGGTGCGGCAATCAGCGGCCTCTCTTTGCGGGCACTGGCGGTAAGGCGGCGGAGGCGGAACGGGGACTCAGCCGGGCTGCGAGACGCTGCTGGTCGAACGCGACTGGCCGGCGGGGAGGGTTGGTCGGCGCCGGCATGGACGTGAGGAGCTCGCCCAGGGCGATCAGGTACTCGCCGCGGGCGGACAAGGCGGCGTCCAACCACTGCGAGTCCATCCGCAGCTGCGCAGCCGACAGCTCGTTCATGTCCCGGTCCGGGGCCATGGCTGCGTGCACGCGGTCCCGGACCCGGGCGACCTGTTCCTCGGTCAGCGCAAGGAAGGAACGCAGCTCCAGCGCCCGCGATACCGGCGGCGGCGCGATCCCGGCCACCGCCTGCGCGTACAGCTCGCCGACCGGGGCGCCGAAGACTTCTTCGAGGCGGGTGTCCTGGCTGGAGGGCTTGGTGGAAGCGCTCATCGCACAGAGCCCCGCACCGGCACCGCGGTGGCGGCAGGCCCGGCAACCGGCGTGGTCCGGACGGCCGGAGCCAGTCCGTTGGTGCGTGCGGACCAGGCAGCGCGGTTACCGGGGGCGTTGCCGTCGAGGAGGTAGCGCACGACCATGGCGCGCCCGTCGCGGGCCGCGACCGCCGCGTTCACCTGGTGGGCCAGGGCCATGGCCGGGTCGTCCAGCTCGCCCGGAGTGCTGCCGAGTTCCGCGACGAGCGCGTCCTCGGCGCGGGTGAGGGCTTCCTGGGCATCGGTGAGATGCCCGTACCAGCGCAGCACCGTGGCCGCGCCGGGATCGGCACCCGGTGCCGCCGTGACCGCAGCCCGCAGCTCGTCGAGGGTCATCCTGTATCGGGCTTCAATCTGCTGGGTGATGGCACTCACGACATCGTCGGACTCCAGTGCTTCGGACACCGTGGACTCCTCTCCAGAAATAGTGGGCATGCCTCGCCCAAGGCGACAGGCAGGGGTGGAAAGCCCGGGCGGCGTTACCCGCCGGGCTGATTCAAGAGTCCGGACAATCCCCGGTTTGGCTAACCGGGGATGTGCTGTTACCTTCTCCGCCCACAACCCGATCAGCGGGAGCGTCCCGATCGCGGACCTGCGGCAGGGGCTGGCGGGAGTGTCGGCACCGCAGAAGTGCGCGCGGCCGATGCCCGAAGCGCCGGCGTGGCCGGGAGCGGGGCGTCGCGGTCCTCCAGCCACGCGTCCGCGGCCTCGAAGGTCTCGAAGCCGCCCTCGCGCAGGGTGTGGGTCCACGTGCTGGTGTCCAGCTCCTCCAGCAACACCCGGTACGGGTACGGCGCCATTTCGTCGAGTGCCCGCAGCAGCACCGTGATCTCCGGCTTCAGGCCGGAGTCCTCGGTGTAGCTGAACAGGACGGCGAAGTTGTCCCCGTCGCCCATCAACCGCCGCTCCAGGGCGACGGTGGTCTCGTCCGCGGGCCTGGACCCCATCCCTTCCGGCAAGCCGATGGCATCGGTGGGGCAGCCGCGCTTGATCAGCCACGACTGGGCCATCGAGACCAGCGGCAGGCGGACGAAGTCGGCCGTGAAGGTGCGGGCTTCGGTGTCGCGTGTGAGGTGCAGGGCGATCAGCTGCGGCTCGCCGGGAATGCCCCAGGTCGCGGTGCGGTCGTGGAGTACGAAGAAGCTGGTGCGCCCGTCCGGGCTGTGGTGGGAGGCCAGCACGCTCATCTCGTGGGATTCGCTCTCCACGGCGTCCCAGAAGCTCTCCCCCATCGCGGGGTTCGCGGGCTCAAGGCCGTCGAGTCGGAAGTCGGGCTCGTCATCGGTCGGTGCCAAGAAGGTCCGTTTGTCGTATGCGGGGCGTGGGAGGAGTCAGCGGTGGGCCCGCGTGGCAGGCGCGGGCCAGGCACCGGAGCGGACGGCAGGAGGCGCCCCCGCCGCGTTCGTACGCCGGGCGCCGGTGAGCGTGGCACGGCCGGCCTCGGTCAGGGTGAGGGGGACCCCGGCGTGGACGGGGCGGGAGGCGTCCCGCGCGACCAGGCCGGCGGACTCCAGGCGCTGAAGTGCCGAGTAGGCGATGCGGGTGCCGGAGGCGGTGATGACCGACAGGCGCTGGGTGAGCAGGTTCTCGTGGAGCTTGGCTCCGCGGGCGATGGCCAGCAGCGCTGCAGTGTCCGGGGCCGGCAGGTCCGGTGCCTCTCTGGTGTCCGGTCGTGCGGGGCTGGCGGTCTGGAGTTCGGCCAGGGCGGCGAGGACGGCGTCGCGGTGGGTGTCGCGGGTGGCTGCGGCCTGCCGCAGGTGGCCGATGGACCGGTCGATGCGGTCCGCGAGTGTGGTGTCCACGACAGGCTCGTCGAACAGCAGTCGACGTAGGTGATCGCGGTGGTAGTCCACGGCCTGCTGCGCCTGCCTCAGTAGCCGGTGGGCTTCGGCCAGGGCCGCCGTCGGCTCGTCGAGCAGGCCGCGTTCGAGGTATTCGGCCAGGTCAGTGACGGCGTGGCTGGTGACGGCGCGGATCCGCTCGGCCAGAGCCGCATCCGGCGTTGAAGGGGCAGATGGTGGGGTGAGGATGGGCGACTCCGGGAGGTGACGAAGCGGTCGGATGTGTTCAGAAGGGCCTGCCGGGTGCGTCAGCTTCTGAGCTGGACGCGGACGTCCACGTGGCTGCCGTGTGGTGTCTGCGCGGAGGGGCCGAGGCGGTCCAGGATGCGGAGCATCGGCGTGTTCGACGCCGCGGTGTAGACCGACAGGGTGTGGGCGCCACTGCTGCGGGCGTGCGCGGCGGCGTGGCGGGCCATCAGCGTCCCGATGCCTCCCTGCTGCTGGGCGTCGGCGACCTGCAGGCCGAGATCCATCACCCCCCTCTCGCCACTGACGCGCCCGGCGGTGGCCACTGCGGTCACCTGCCCGGCGGCATCAAGGCCGAGCCATGTCGTACCAGCGGCCAGCAGGCGTTCGATATCGCGGATCGCAGCGCGGGTCCGCCCCCACCGCCGGTGAAGACCGGCCGGTGAGCAGCGTTGGTGGAACGCATCGATGCGGGCGATGTCCGAGGTGCCGGCCCGCCGGATGCCGGCGAGCACAACGGTGGGGGCCGGTCGGGGGCGTGGGCCGGTGGGGCGGTTCAGCAGGGGGCTTCGCCCCACGCCGCCGAGACGAAGGCGGTGCGGCGGTAGGACTTGCGGCGCCGGCCGTCCGGCAGGGTGATGTTGCGGGTCTGGATTCCGAACGGGGCCAGGAGCTGGGCCAGTCGGGGCTGAGTGAGGTCGGCGTAGAACCAGCGGCCCTCCGCGGTGCCGGGCAGACGGCGCAGTCCGTCCACCAGGTCCGCCGACGCCAGCGCGTCCGGATCACCGAGCGCGCAGAACACCACCAGGCACGCATCCAGCAGATCGGCCGGCTCCGCGCCTGCCTGCCGACAGGAGCCGTTCTCCGGTCCCTGCCCGCACGGGAGGCACTCGGGTTCGGCCGGGGCGTCTCCGCTCGGGCGGCAGCAGTCCGCCTCCGCATCGGACTCGCCCTCGGCGGGCGGGGTGCTGCCGGTGACCGGGGCGCAGGGGGCGGACATCAGGAGGGACAGCTCGACGCCGGCGGCGAGCCGGTCGAGGAGGAGCTCGGTGTACTCCTCCACGTACGTCTGCGACGAGGTGTTCTCGGGCAGCGGCCGGGAGAACCGCTCCAGGAGCTGGCTTTCGAGGTGCTGGACGGCGGTGTGGGCCTCCAGGAGGGCCCGGTGGTGGAGGTTCTCCGGCTTCGGCTGCGTCCCGAGGAGGGTGTGGGCGAAGGCGTCGAGGATGTTGGGGTGGGTCGTCAACGGGTGGGGCCTTTCGTGGCGAGTGGGGTGGGTGCGGGCTGGGGCAGGCCCGGCAGCGCGTACGGCGCAGGGCCGGGCTTGGGGACGGGCCGGTAGCCCTCCAGTTGGGGGGAGCGGGCGCGGGCGGCGTGGGTGAGCGCGCTGACCGGGCGCCGCTTGATGCCCAGGCGGGCGGCGGCAGTGTTGTAGACGTCGTGGCGGTCCCGCGGGCGGATGGCGACCACGTGGATCTCGGTGCGGTGCGCGGAGCCCGCTGGGGCCGGCCGCTGGGCATAGACCGTGCGCCAGGCGGCATGGCGATCGACGTAGAGCTTGCGCAGGCCGGCGAGGTCGCCGGTGAGCTTGCCGCCGAACAGGTTGGCGTTTACGACGTCCTGGAGCTGGGCGAGGGCGAGGTCGCGGATGTCGCCGGGGGCTGCGAGCAGGTCGTTCAGAGCGCGCGGGTCGAAGCTGAGGCCGAACGCAGGCCGGGGCTCGGGCCCGCTCACGACTCGCCCCCCTCCGGTGCCGCTGCGCCTGCCGGGTCCGGGATCGAGGCGCGGCTGGATCGGCCGGGGCCGCGCAGGAGACGGTGGGCTGGCCGGTCCGGATCGGTCTGGCATGCCGAGAGAGGTCCGCCCGGTGCGCGGACGGCGGCCATGGTGTGGGTGAGGAAGTCCCGGTGCCACACCGCCATCCCCGACTGGCCCGCGTCCGGTTCCTTGTGCTGGAGGTAGGCCAGCCACAGGGCGTGCAGCCAGGCCACCACGTCCAGGTGCTCCTGCCACTGCCCGCACCACGGCGCGGCGGTGGTGACCTCCGCGCCGTAGACGCGCATCAGGAAGTCCTCGACCCAGTCCGTGAGCGTGTCGAGCTCGTTCTCGTACTCCTCGCCCTCCAGCTCCAGGATCGGCCGCGGCTCCGGCGGGAGCGCAGGCGGTACGGGCATCCCCGGCATGCCGGGGAGCGAGGGCATGGCGAAGCCGGGGAAGGGCAACGGGGCGGGGGCAACCGCCAGGCTGTCAAGCTGGCGGGCCTGTTCGGCGGAGCGGTCCAGAAGTTTGAGGACGCTGGCCTGGATGCTCTCCAGCTCGGCTTCCGGTATCCGGACCGGCTCCAGTTCCTCGCCGCCGGTGGCATCTGGTGATTCGTGCACGGGGAAGGGATCTCCTCGCAGCCGTAGAGGCATGGGGAATTCGGGAAGGGAACTTCAACGATCCAGGGGATCCCCGGTTTGGCTAACCGGGGATCCCGTGTTACAAAGCCCGGCAACCGGACAGGAACGGGAGTCGAACCCTCGGGAATCCGCCCCCGTGAGGCGGTGGGCGGAATCAGGCGGACAGGGTGAAGTCGTCCTGGGTGCGGGTCTGCTGGAGCGTTTCGGTGAGCCGGCCGGTGGCGATCTCGGCGTAGTGCTTGGTCTTCTCCACGCCGATGAAGTCGCGGCCCTCCAGCAGGGCGGCGACGCCGGTGGAGCCGGAGCCTGCGCAGAAGTCGAGCACGGAACCGCCTGGCGGGCTGATCTTGACCAGCTCCCGCATCACTTCCACGGGCTTCTGGGTGATGTGCTGGCGGTTCTTGCCCGAGGGCTGCGAGGCCGAGTACAGGCCGGGCAGGTAGACCTCGTTCCGGTCCCCGTCGATGGCTCCGTTGGAGCCCCAAACGATGAACTCGCAGTTCTGGGTGAACCGGCCCTTCTGCGGCCTGGCCTGCGGCTTGTGCCAGGCAAGAACACCACGCCACAGCCATCCGGCGGCCTGGAGCGCGTCGGTGGTGACGGGCAGCTGGCGCCAGTCGGTGAACAGCAGCGCTGTACCGCCGGCACGGGTGAGGCGGTGTGCCTCGGTCATGATCTGGGTGAGCCAGAAGCCGTAGCTCCTCTGGTCCATGTTCTCGCCGGTGAAGTCGGGCAGGCTGTGGCCGGCGTCCGCGGAGGTGTACTTCTGGCGCGCGGTCCGGGAGGTGCGTTCCTTCGCGGTCCGCCCGCCGGAGTTGTATGGCGGGTCGGTGATGACGGAGTCGACGCAGTCGTCCGGGAGGGTGGACAGGACGCTGAGCGCGTCACCCTGGTGCAGGGAGAAAGGCAAAGAGATACCCCAATTCGGTTCGGGAAAGGGAGGGACTCCCCAGAACGCGCCAATGGGGCACATGCCAGCCAGGCGGTATGCGGGCATGGCAAGGCCACGGCAGAAAGCGCCGGCAGTTGCAAGGGGGAGTCCCAAAACTGTAGGGCACGATCCCCGGTTGACCACGGTCGCCGCCAAAACCCTTGAAATAGAGCCTTGATCATCAATTTCTTGGTCAACCGGGGCTCGGCACCTACAGTTTTGGAACCGCCCCGGCACGCACCGACTGCCGGATGGCTTACCCCACCCATGCCTTCACGGAGGGGATCCCTGTGCCCAGGCACACCTGACCCCGCGCTCTGCCGTGCCGGAACGAGAGGGAACTCGAACCGGCCCCCGGCGGGGCAAACCAGATCACCCATTCACCCGGCACGACGCGCCCTTCTCACACGCTCCACGGACCGCGCGGCCGGGCTTCACTCACCAAGGACACTGCTGTGACACGACCTTGCCCTGACCTGCCTGAATCCCGGCCGCCGGCACCGCCCGGCGAGCGGGGAGGCACGCCGGATTGAAGGCCGTAGCCGCCGCTCTCGGCGTCGTCTGCCTCTCCCCCCTCCTCCTCGCCGGCACCGCCGCCATCGCGGCGGCCGGAAGCGCCGGTGCCTCCCGGTCGGCGAACTGCACGCCCGGCGGTGGCACCGTCGACACCGGCGCCGTCGCCCGGCAGGTCGCGGCCATCCTGGGCGGCCAGGGCGCCGACCGGAACGTTCGCGTCGAGGGCCTGGAACTGCCCGCCGAGCAGATCCCGCACGCCAAGACCATCGTCGCCACCGGCGTCGCGATGAAGGTGCCCGAGCGCGGGCAGGTCGTCGCCCTCGCCACCGCCATCCAGGAATCCCGCCTGCGGAACCTCACCTACGGTGACCGCGACAGCCTGGGCCTGTTCCAGCAGCGGCCCAGCATGGGTTGGGGCACACCCGAGCAGATCCGCGACCCCGTCTACGCCTCCACTCGCTTCTACAAGGGGCTGCTGGAGGTCAACGGCTGGCAGCAGATGACGATCACCCAGGCCGCCCAGGCCGTACAGCGCTCCGGCTACCCGGACGCCTACGCCCAGTGGGAGCCCCTCGCCCGGGCCCTGCAGCAGGCCATCGCCAAGACCCTCCCGAACGGCGGCCAAGCCCAGCCCGGCCAGCCCGACACCGGTACGGGCGGCTCCGGCGGCGACTGTCGGCCGGGCGAGGATGGGGCCGGCTGGGGTGAAATCCCCGAAGGTTCCGTCCCCGACGGGTACAAGATCCCCGCGGACGCCTCCCCGAAGGCCCGCACCGCGATCGACTGGGCGATGCACCAGCTCGGCACGATGTACCAGTGGGGAGGCACCTGCCTCGCTCCCCGCGGGCCCGACCCGATGGGGCGCTGCGACTGCTCGAGCCTGATGCAGCAGGCGTACGCCAAGGCCGGCGTCCAGCTGACCCGCACCACGTACACCCAGGTCAAGGAAGGCGACCCGGTCCCGGCCAGTGCCCTGAGGCCCGGTGACCTGCTCTTCACCCGCGGCACCGCCGCCGTTCCCGAGCACGTCGGCATGTACATGGGCGCAGGGCTCGTGATCAACGCCCCGCGCACCGGGCGTCCGGTGCGGATCGAGAAGGTCGGCGACTGGCAGATCCTCGCCGTCCGCCGCATCCCCGCGCTGGGCAGCTGACCGCCGGCTGCGCCCCGGCCTGATCCGGGGCCCCCTCACGCGCCCCGAACGCGCTCTTCCCTTCCCCGTATTCCGCAGGGCCGCTTTGCCCTGCGTACGCAAGGAGCTCCGCCATACCCATTCCACTCGCAGACCGCGTCACCCACCTCGCCTTCGACCCCGGAATCACCCCGAAGGGGGGCGGCCTCCCGGGACTTGACGTCCTGCGCAACGTCGTCAGCTCGATCAACATGTTCGGCATCATCGCCGTGGTCGGCGCCCTGGCCGTGTCCCTCGGCGTGTGGGCCTGGGGCCACCACAGCGGCGGTCACCAGGCCGAGGCCAACGGCAAGAAGGGCGCCGTCGTGAGCGCCGGCGCGGCCCTCGGTCTCGGCGCCGCCAACGGCATCGTCGCCTTCTTCTCCGCCCTCGGCACCCAGGTCCGCTGATGGGGAGGCGCTCCATGTCCCCCCTGCACCGTGCCACCTCCCACTGGCCCGCCAAGCGGCGGATCACCGTCCTGGTGACCGTGACGGCCCTGCTGCTGACGGTCGCCGCAACCGCCGCATTCTTCACCAGCGGGGACCAGGGCGAGGCCCGCGCTCCGGCGGCCCCGGCCTCGCCCAACCCCTCCACGTCCACACCGGGCGCGCTCAAGCCTGGCGCGGGCACGGGCTCGGTTCCGTCGCCGCCGCGGCTGGCGGATCCGCTGGCCTACGCGCGGGCGGCGGCGGTGATGCTGTGGTCCTACGACACCCGCACCACCAGCCGCGACCAGCAGCTCGCCGGCATGCACGCCTGGATGACCGCCGAGAAGAAGTACACCGACTGGACGTCCCTCTCCTCCCAGGTCCCGGACCCGGTGCTGTGGTCGCGGATGGGCGACAACGCCCAGTACGCCACCGCGACCGTCACCGACGCCCGCTTCCCCTCCGCGTTCAAGCAGGCCCTGGCGGAGAACCCGACGGCGATCACCGAGGCGTACATCTACGCGGTCACCGTCACCGGCAAGCAGTCCATCGCCTGGAAGGACGGCGGTGGCGGGGCGGAGGACCGTGCGGTCACCCTCGCCGTCCAGTGCCGGCCGAGTGCCGACTGCGCCCTGGTCTCCCTCGCCCCGAGCGTCGCCCCGTAGCACGCCACTGAACAGATAAGGAGGTACCCCTTCCAGTGGACTTCTGCTCCCTGCCCATCGCGAGCAAGCTGTGCACGGCGGCCGACGCCATCGACTTCGTCAACGATCCAGGCAAGGCCATCACCGAAGGCATCGGCAACTGGATCGCCAAGTCCGTCGGCGAGTTCGCCGCCGGAGCGGCCGAACTGGCCGCCGAGGCCGTCGACACCACCACCAAGGTCGACCTGCGGGCCGGGTGGTTCGTCGACAACTACGAACTACTGCTGCCCATCGGCCTGACGATCCTCGTCGCCACCTTCTGCGCCCAGCTCATCCGGGCCGCCGTCAAACGCGACGGCCAGGCCCTGGCCCAAGCGTTCACCGGCACCGCCAGCGGCGTGCTCTTCTCCTTCGCCGCCATCGCGCTCACCACCGTGGCCATCGAAGTCGTCGACGCTCTGTCGGCCGGCCTGTTCGCCGCAGCGGACACCTCCATCCAGGAAGCCGTACGGCGCATGGTCAAGGCCAGTTACGTCGGCTCGATGGTGCCGCTGGGCTGGATGATCCCCGCAGTCGTCGGCCTCGGCTCCGCGGTCGGAGCGCTGCTGTACTGGTGCGTGATGATGGTCCGCAAGGTCGGCATCCTCGTCCTGGTCACCCTCGCCATATTCGCCGGAGCCGGCGGCGGCTGGGAAGCCGCCCGCAGGTGGCGGCGCGGCTGGATCGAAGCCACCGCCACCCTCGTCGTCTCCAAGCTGCTGATGACGATCGTCTTCCTCCTCGGTGTCTCCGCCCTCGGACGGACCGAGCCGAAGGACGGCATGGCCGCGCTCGCCGACTGCCTCGCCGGTGCCGTGATCATGATGCTGGTGCTGCTCTGCCCGTACGCCACGTTCAAGTTCGTGCACTGGGCCGCCGAAGGCACCGACGGCGAATCGATCCACCGGGCCGGCGGCGCGGGCGCGCAGATCGCCAAGCAGCACACCGAGCAGGCAGCCCGCAAGGCCGCCGCGATGGCCGCCACCGGCGGTGCCGGAGGCGCCGCAGCCGGGGCCGCCCCGCAGGGGCCGGCCAGTGTCCCAGGCCAGTTCCCCGGCGACGTCGCCGCCAGCCCCACCGGCGGCAGCGGCGGGGAGAAGAACACCGCGCCCATGCCGTCCGCGGGCGGCGGGCTCGCCGACGGGCTGTCGAAGGTGGTCCAGCCTCCGCCGACCCGCGTGAACCAGGACACCAGCGGCCACCTCGGCTCCAGCCCCGGCCCGCAGGCCGGGCCGACCTCCCCGGGCCCGGGTGCCGGTCCGGTTCCGCGCAGCACGCAGCAGGTGCCGCCGCAGGGCGCCCCGAGTGCGACAGCCGGATCCACCGGCAGTCCGTTCACTGCTTCGCCGCCGCCCAGCGGTTCCTGATCCGTTCGCCCCAGCCCGGGCGGGACGCACACACCGCGTGTCCCGCCCGGGCACCAGCCCCGCGCCCCGAAAGCGGCCCCTGCCTTGTCTGACCTCACCCTCTCCCCCCTGACGATCAAGTTCCCCCACCGGTCCAGGCGCGGCATCCTGCTCGGCCTGTCCCTTCCCCAGCTCATCCTCACCTCCGCCGCCCTCGCCGTGCTCCTGGCGACCGTGGTCTCCACCGGCCTTCTCGGCGCACTCGCACTGACCCCCTTGTGGGCGGCCATCGCCGCCCTCGTCGCGATCCGCCGCCACGGCCGCTCCCTGATCGACTGGGCGCCAATCGTCCTGCGCTACGCCCACCGCCGACGCACCGGCCAGACAATGTGGCTGGCCCGCGCGGTCTCCCGCCCACAGGTGGACGGCCTGCTGCACTTGCCGGGAACCGCAGCCTCGCTGCGCGTGGTCACCCCGGCCGGATCCCAGGCCGCCGCCGTCCACGACCCCCACCACCAGACCCTCACCGCCGTGGCCCGCGTCACCTCCCGCGCGTTCGCCCTCCTCGACCCCGCCACCCAGAACGCCAACGTGAGTGCCTGGGGCCGGGCACTGGCAGGCATCGCCCGCACCGGGCACATCGCCACCGTCCAGGTCCTGGAACGCACCGTCCCCGACTCCGGTGACACCCTCACCCGCCACTGGACCACCCACGGCCACCCGGCAACACCCGTGGCCGGGCAGGTGTACGCCGACCTCGTCGCCTCCGCCGGACCCGCCGCAGCCCCGCACGAGACGTACCTGGCGGTCTCCCTGGACATGAAGGCCGCCAAGCGCCTGATCTCCCAGGCCGGCGGCGGCCTGCCCGGCGCCTTCACCGTGCTCGGGCAGACCACAGCCTCCGTCTCCCAGGCCGCCCGCAGCGCGGGCCTGATGGTCACCGGCTGGCTCACCGCCCGCGAGATCGCCGCCGTCGTCCGCACCGCCTACGACCCCAGAGCTCTGGCCGGCCTCCAGCAGTGGTCCGAGCATGGCCGCGCCGAGGCCGACCCGGCAGCAGCGGGCCCGGTCGTCCAGGTCGAGGAGTACGACCGGGTCATCACCGACACCGCCCGCCACGCCACCTACTGGGTGGAGAACTGGCCCCGCACCGAAACAACGCCGGGGTTCCTGCACGGCCTGATGTTCACCGCGGGCGTGCGCCGCTCCTTCTCCCTTATATATGTGCCCCAGGAGCTGGAGTCCGCGCTGCGGGACGTCCAGCGGACCAAGGCCACGATCATCGCCGACGCCAACGAACGCGCCCGCCGCGGACAGGTCGACTCCGAAGCCGACTCCGTGGAGTACACCGACGTCAAGGAACGCGAACGCCAGCTCATCGCCGGGCACGCCGACGTCGCCCTCACCGGCCTGCTCACCGTCTCCGCCGAAACCGACGCACAACTGGACGCCGCCTGCGCGCAGATCGAAACCGCCGCCGTCACCTCCCAGGTCGACCTGCGCCGCCTCGTCTACCAGCAGCCCGACGCCTTCACCCTCGCCGCCCTCCCCCTCGCCCGCACCGCCCTCTAAACGGGCTCGGCAGCCCGCCACCTGCCGGAGACCAACCCCCGCATGCAGAAACCCGACCAGTCCGAACTGATCGCAGAGCTCCAGACTCTCCTCGCTGAAGCCCGCGCCCTTCAAGGCGAGCACCAGGCCCAGCTGGCCCCGTACCTGGGCGCCGAGGGCGAGGTCGCGGAGGACCACCTGCGCGAATGGGACGACGCCCGCATCACGACGGCCATCGAAGCCAGCGACCACCTCGACACCCTCCTCGGGCAGATCAGCCTGCTCATCGGCCCGCCTGCGCGGATGCCGTTTACCGTGACCGTCGCCGGCCGCGAACGGCACGACGGCGAGAGGCCGTACAGCTTCGCCCTCTACGCCACCGGCCTCGACGACGCCCTCCACGCCCTCCCCGGGCTGCCCACCTTCCAGCGCTGGTTGCGCGAGGCAGCCGAACTCGCCCCGGACAGCGCCGAGCCCGACGTGTTGCTCGTGTACGAGAGGTGCCACCCCGGGCTGCGGGCGCCGGGTTAGTTCTCCGACCTGCGCTCCGAGCAAACCCGTAAGCCCGTCCCGCCCAGTACAGCCGTTCCACTGCCGGCCGCCCTGGGCACCGCCCACCGCTCCGCGGCTCGCCGCCGCTGACCCACAGAAGAGAGCCCCGCTCTTGGATTCCGCCCTCACCGACGCAGGCGATGCGCACCCGTACCTGCGGGCCGCCACCGCCGGCGTCCGCCACCACACCCGCCAAGGCGCCACCAGCGGCACCCCTGCCGACCGCGCTCACCTCGATGTCTTGCACGGCCATCTGACCGGACTGCACCTGCTGCTGGACCAGCTCGCCGAGGC
Protein-coding sequences here:
- a CDS encoding winged helix-turn-helix transcriptional regulator, with protein sequence MPETVAADLSRVTESLQMLAPRWNVWVLMTLAEQPLRYSDIKTRLPWLVDGQLHPKLRKLIDAGMVERAALDRRNVLYGLSARGKAVLPVLPELAHWARTHLEKHTVLDAVTGQRVPKAVPQAQDIEDTLTLLAPRHATAILWTLQARGASSAKAIAASVMPDSSLSVIYQPLKRLAEDGLITRDRYRDGHVELTAAGRNLAPVYRALSAWAAGRPLAEAGDHPVWGPAPAPSPVTTAGPGVWLTTQPRHPAPAPRPTQTVWKPGDLFSHTPPARPITPAPAGGRTR
- a CDS encoding GNAT family N-acetyltransferase, with the translated sequence MLAGIRRAGTSDIARIDAFHQRCSPAGLHRRWGRTRAAIRDIERLLAAGTTWLGLDAAGQVTAVATAGRVSGERGVMDLGLQVADAQQQGGIGTLMARHAAAHARSSGAHTLSVYTAASNTPMLRILDRLGPSAQTPHGSHVDVRVQLRS
- a CDS encoding DUF3631 domain-containing protein, giving the protein MTTHPNILDAFAHTLLGTQPKPENLHHRALLEAHTAVQHLESQLLERFSRPLPENTSSQTYVEEYTELLLDRLAAGVELSLLMSAPCAPVTGSTPPAEGESDAEADCCRPSGDAPAEPECLPCGQGPENGSCRQAGAEPADLLDACLVVFCALGDPDALASADLVDGLRRLPGTAEGRWFYADLTQPRLAQLLAPFGIQTRNITLPDGRRRKSYRRTAFVSAAWGEAPC
- a CDS encoding type II toxin-antitoxin system RelE family toxin; translation: MSGPEPRPAFGLSFDPRALNDLLAAPGDIRDLALAQLQDVVNANLFGGKLTGDLAGLRKLYVDRHAAWRTVYAQRPAPAGSAHRTEIHVVAIRPRDRHDVYNTAAARLGIKRRPVSALTHAARARSPQLEGYRPVPKPGPAPYALPGLPQPAPTPLATKGPTR
- a CDS encoding DUF4913 domain-containing protein; its protein translation is MHESPDATGGEELEPVRIPEAELESIQASVLKLLDRSAEQARQLDSLAVAPAPLPFPGFAMPSLPGMPGMPVPPALPPEPRPILELEGEEYENELDTLTDWVEDFLMRVYGAEVTTAAPWCGQWQEHLDVVAWLHALWLAYLQHKEPDAGQSGMAVWHRDFLTHTMAAVRAPGGPLSACQTDPDRPAHRLLRGPGRSSRASIPDPAGAAAPEGGES
- a CDS encoding DNA-methyltransferase, with product MPFSLHQGDALSVLSTLPDDCVDSVITDPPYNSGGRTAKERTSRTARQKYTSADAGHSLPDFTGENMDQRSYGFWLTQIMTEAHRLTRAGGTALLFTDWRQLPVTTDALQAAGWLWRGVLAWHKPQARPQKGRFTQNCEFIVWGSNGAIDGDRNEVYLPGLYSASQPSGKNRQHITQKPVEVMRELVKISPPGGSVLDFCAGSGSTGVAALLEGRDFIGVEKTKHYAEIATGRLTETLQQTRTQDDFTLSA
- a CDS encoding C40 family peptidase, yielding MKAVAAALGVVCLSPLLLAGTAAIAAAGSAGASRSANCTPGGGTVDTGAVARQVAAILGGQGADRNVRVEGLELPAEQIPHAKTIVATGVAMKVPERGQVVALATAIQESRLRNLTYGDRDSLGLFQQRPSMGWGTPEQIRDPVYASTRFYKGLLEVNGWQQMTITQAAQAVQRSGYPDAYAQWEPLARALQQAIAKTLPNGGQAQPGQPDTGTGGSGGDCRPGEDGAGWGEIPEGSVPDGYKIPADASPKARTAIDWAMHQLGTMYQWGGTCLAPRGPDPMGRCDCSSLMQQAYAKAGVQLTRTTYTQVKEGDPVPASALRPGDLLFTRGTAAVPEHVGMYMGAGLVINAPRTGRPVRIEKVGDWQILAVRRIPALGS
- a CDS encoding DUF6112 family protein, which produces MPIPLADRVTHLAFDPGITPKGGGLPGLDVLRNVVSSINMFGIIAVVGALAVSLGVWAWGHHSGGHQAEANGKKGAVVSAGAALGLGAANGIVAFFSALGTQVR
- a CDS encoding SCO6881 family protein, producing the protein MDFCSLPIASKLCTAADAIDFVNDPGKAITEGIGNWIAKSVGEFAAGAAELAAEAVDTTTKVDLRAGWFVDNYELLLPIGLTILVATFCAQLIRAAVKRDGQALAQAFTGTASGVLFSFAAIALTTVAIEVVDALSAGLFAAADTSIQEAVRRMVKASYVGSMVPLGWMIPAVVGLGSAVGALLYWCVMMVRKVGILVLVTLAIFAGAGGGWEAARRWRRGWIEATATLVVSKLLMTIVFLLGVSALGRTEPKDGMAALADCLAGAVIMMLVLLCPYATFKFVHWAAEGTDGESIHRAGGAGAQIAKQHTEQAARKAAAMAATGGAGGAAAGAAPQGPASVPGQFPGDVAASPTGGSGGEKNTAPMPSAGGGLADGLSKVVQPPPTRVNQDTSGHLGSSPGPQAGPTSPGPGAGPVPRSTQQVPPQGAPSATAGSTGSPFTASPPPSGS